One stretch of Filifactor alocis ATCC 35896 DNA includes these proteins:
- a CDS encoding AI-2E family transporter has translation MIENLKGKDFKKELVLKGILISFAILFYFFIKNIPFALEKIRLFLNTMNPFIYGMVIAYLMFRPVCFIERQLFRLFKRNEKYRQLCRNLSIFFVFLMTFGFLIFIGNVFIPQLVESLTVLTEKIPEYIKQFETFWKNVVQNQKILHQLKSFGFTNISQYKVDFWENLNQKTIKFFQFLIPSVISISGSFTGKIVNILMGIIVSIYLLSGKEVFEAQSKKVLYGIFPNKVVNNILQIIALTNETFQNYIGGQITDAVVLGIITFICMLILRLPMAFMISFLVMVCNVIPMIGSILSGIIGIFLILVISPSQAIVFAILILVLQQVDGNILLPRIVGDSTGLSGFWVFLAIFLGGVIGGLPAMVVSVPVMAVVYTLVKEQVEQRLRSKQMPVVTEEYFIKGE, from the coding sequence ATGATAGAAAATTTGAAGGGAAAAGATTTCAAAAAAGAACTTGTTTTAAAAGGAATTTTGATTTCGTTTGCCATATTATTTTACTTTTTTATAAAAAATATACCTTTTGCACTTGAAAAAATTAGACTTTTTTTGAATACAATGAATCCTTTTATTTATGGAATGGTGATTGCATACTTGATGTTTCGGCCCGTATGTTTTATTGAGCGACAGTTGTTTCGATTGTTTAAGAGGAATGAAAAGTATCGTCAACTTTGTCGGAATTTATCTATTTTTTTTGTATTTTTGATGACTTTCGGATTTTTGATTTTTATTGGGAATGTATTTATTCCACAGTTAGTGGAAAGTCTGACTGTTTTGACTGAAAAAATACCGGAGTATATTAAGCAATTTGAAACTTTTTGGAAAAATGTTGTTCAAAATCAAAAAATTTTACATCAACTGAAGTCTTTTGGTTTTACTAACATCTCTCAGTATAAGGTTGATTTTTGGGAAAATCTGAATCAGAAAACAATTAAATTTTTCCAATTTTTGATTCCAAGTGTTATTTCTATTTCGGGAAGTTTCACCGGGAAAATAGTAAATATTCTTATGGGAATTATTGTATCCATCTACTTGTTGAGCGGAAAAGAAGTTTTTGAAGCGCAGAGCAAAAAAGTATTGTACGGAATCTTTCCAAACAAAGTGGTGAATAACATACTACAAATTATTGCCTTGACAAATGAAACTTTTCAAAATTATATTGGTGGTCAGATTACGGATGCGGTTGTACTGGGAATTATCACTTTTATTTGTATGTTGATACTTCGGTTGCCTATGGCGTTTATGATTAGTTTTTTGGTGATGGTTTGTAATGTAATACCGATGATTGGATCTATTTTGAGTGGAATCATAGGTATTTTTCTGATTCTTGTCATCAGTCCGTCTCAAGCAATTGTTTTTGCAATTTTAATTCTTGTGTTGCAACAGGTTGATGGAAATATTCTTTTGCCGAGGATTGTCGGTGATTCGACGGGATTGTCGGGATTTTGGGTATTTCTTGCCATCTTTTTGGGCGGAGTCATCGGAGGTTTGCCGGCTATGGTTGTTTCGGTTCCTGTTATGGCAGTAGTGTATACTTTGGTAAAAGAACAAGTGGAACAACGATTGAGAAGTAAGCAAATGCCTGTCGTAACGGAGGAATATTTTATTAAGGGAGAATAG
- a CDS encoding isochorismatase family protein, translating to MKNRIQDAIFLGIDFQERLMQAVYESEKIIKNEMILRELAKYYDVPIMFTEQYPKGLGSTVEVLRQYQTEENTFSKVVFSAYSDIQERVEELHRRTIILSGSETHICVYQTVKDLLKHGYSVMIVSDAVSSRTLENKEIALQQMEKLGATIVSTEMLVFEFLETATSPYFKHFSKLIK from the coding sequence ATGAAAAACAGGATTCAAGATGCAATATTTTTGGGGATTGATTTTCAAGAGAGATTGATGCAGGCGGTTTATGAATCAGAGAAAATAATTAAGAATGAAATGATTTTGCGTGAATTGGCAAAATATTATGATGTTCCCATAATGTTTACAGAGCAATATCCAAAAGGTTTGGGTTCTACTGTAGAAGTGCTGAGACAATATCAAACGGAAGAAAATACTTTTTCGAAAGTAGTTTTTTCAGCTTATTCTGACATTCAAGAGAGAGTGGAGGAACTTCATCGAAGAACAATTATTTTATCAGGTTCAGAAACCCATATTTGTGTTTATCAAACTGTGAAAGATTTGTTGAAACATGGATATTCTGTAATGATTGTATCAGATGCGGTGTCTTCTCGAACATTGGAGAATAAAGAGATTGCCCTACAGCAAATGGAAAAGTTAGGTGCAACTATTGTAAGTACAGAAATGTTGGTGTTTGAATTTTTAGAAACGGCGACGTCACCTTATTTCAAACACTTTTCTAAATTAATAAAGTGA
- a CDS encoding PIN/TRAM domain-containing protein, with translation MLKKILSVVITLIGIALGLTLFFFLKNATDIFPSGVVATTVLAISTIIVFGIIFSLLAPIFINLSLSITTKIEKEFSQFKTVDILTSSLGGIIGLIIAYFIGTIVQKIPVVGVPISAFFYIFMLYLGIKISLKRKEDILSLFVPSNWSTTKNKDQSMIAETVRPKILDTSVIIDGRIADIAKTGFIEGKLIVPSFVLEELRHIADSSDDLKRTKGRRGLDILNSMQAELKLQFEITEKDFDTVKEVDMKLLKLAEELGGIVLTNDFNLNKVAKFQGVKVLNINELSNAVKPIFLPGEVLDVTVIKEGKEMNQGVAYLEDGTMIVVEGAKKMVGMQKTVIVTSVLQTAAGRMIFAKPMEK, from the coding sequence ATGTTGAAAAAAATACTGTCTGTAGTTATCACTTTAATTGGGATTGCGTTGGGGTTAACATTGTTCTTTTTTTTGAAAAACGCTACTGATATATTTCCGAGTGGGGTAGTGGCAACAACTGTGTTGGCAATTAGTACGATTATTGTTTTTGGAATTATTTTTTCTTTATTAGCACCTATTTTTATTAATCTCAGTTTGTCCATCACAACAAAGATAGAAAAAGAATTTTCTCAATTCAAAACTGTAGATATTCTAACCAGTTCATTAGGCGGAATTATCGGGTTGATTATTGCATATTTTATCGGCACTATTGTCCAAAAAATTCCCGTGGTAGGGGTTCCGATTTCAGCATTTTTCTACATCTTCATGTTGTATTTAGGGATAAAAATTTCTTTGAAGAGAAAAGAAGATATCTTATCTCTGTTTGTACCATCTAATTGGTCTACGACAAAAAATAAGGATCAAAGTATGATTGCTGAAACAGTTAGACCCAAAATTTTGGATACAAGTGTCATTATCGATGGAAGAATAGCAGATATTGCCAAGACGGGATTTATCGAAGGGAAATTAATTGTTCCAAGCTTTGTTTTGGAGGAATTGAGACATATTGCGGATTCCTCGGATGATTTAAAAAGAACAAAAGGAAGAAGAGGCTTGGATATTCTTAATTCTATGCAAGCAGAGTTGAAATTGCAGTTTGAAATTACAGAAAAAGATTTTGACACAGTAAAAGAAGTGGATATGAAACTATTGAAACTTGCTGAAGAATTGGGTGGAATTGTATTAACAAATGATTTTAATTTGAATAAAGTAGCAAAATTTCAGGGAGTAAAAGTTTTAAATATCAATGAATTATCCAATGCAGTAAAGCCGATTTTTTTGCCGGGCGAAGTCTTGGATGTTACTGTTATCAAAGAAGGAAAAGAAATGAATCAAGGTGTTGCTTATTTGGAAGATGGAACGATGATTGTTGTAGAAGGTGCAAAAAAAATGGTTGGAATGCAAAAGACAGTGATTGTGACATCGGTTCTTCAAACAGCAGCCGGAAGAATGATTTTTGCAAAACCGATGGAGAAATAG
- the hpt gene encoding hypoxanthine phosphoribosyltransferase: MLEIGGILLTEEQIQEKVKELAKQVEKEFAGEELYVVGILKGACIFVSDLIRHIDLDVKIDFMSLSSYGMSLESSGVVKIIKDLDMDVEDKNVLIVEDIIDTGLTIDYLKNYLYARKCKKLKICTLLDKPEGRKCDVKADFTGFHLPDEFIIGYGIDCQESYRNLPYIAFVNQDK; encoded by the coding sequence ATGTTAGAGATTGGCGGGATTTTGTTAACGGAAGAGCAAATTCAAGAAAAGGTAAAAGAGTTGGCAAAACAGGTAGAAAAAGAGTTTGCAGGAGAGGAACTCTATGTGGTCGGAATATTGAAAGGTGCCTGTATTTTTGTGTCAGATTTGATAAGACATATTGATTTGGATGTGAAGATTGATTTTATGTCTTTATCAAGCTATGGGATGTCTTTAGAAAGCTCCGGAGTTGTGAAGATTATCAAAGACTTAGATATGGATGTTGAAGACAAAAATGTTTTGATTGTAGAGGATATTATTGATACCGGATTAACGATAGATTATTTAAAAAATTATCTTTATGCCAGAAAATGCAAAAAATTGAAGATTTGTACTTTGTTGGATAAACCGGAAGGTAGAAAATGCGATGTAAAAGCGGATTTTACAGGATTTCATTTGCCGGATGAATTTATTATAGGATATGGAATCGACTGCCAAGAAAGTTATAGAAATCTTCCGTACATTGCCTTTGTAAATCAAGATAAGTAA
- a CDS encoding nucleoid-associated protein, whose amino-acid sequence MFEFEKPILYKAVIHTLNKYQAVPTFSTFEIDREEEMTYDFLLKHINSLYHSREMKWARFQEDSVVDCMMTDLDQNLDAFMEVTKDISSLLHQVIYENSSTLPSCDLAFVLFEMSELLYFGCFKWNHKRFFVRGKEQTRDGNIWKLANTEDLYLANRTKVDEGFLIHLKHKDIALIDRKYIINSDEVQLLGDMVLKSDAGFSEKEKFQEFKEITTNLEDKFVGEDFSQKAQVKKAVLDSVFEKGSVHIPTVIEQAFEEKSELKNIYENAFQKANLWNEEIVIPETTLKKNYQKQHIITDEGIEVNIPVHLVNETDTVEFVLEENGKWSIVIKNIDMMKEK is encoded by the coding sequence ATGTTTGAATTTGAAAAACCAATTTTATATAAGGCAGTGATTCACACATTAAACAAATATCAGGCAGTTCCGACTTTTTCTACCTTTGAGATAGATAGAGAAGAAGAGATGACCTATGATTTTTTGTTGAAACATATTAACTCCTTGTACCATTCTCGTGAAATGAAATGGGCAAGGTTTCAGGAAGACAGTGTAGTAGATTGCATGATGACAGACTTAGATCAAAATTTAGACGCCTTTATGGAAGTAACAAAAGATATTTCAAGTTTGCTTCATCAGGTAATTTATGAAAATTCTTCCACATTACCTTCTTGTGATTTGGCATTTGTTTTGTTTGAAATGAGTGAATTGTTGTATTTTGGATGTTTTAAGTGGAATCATAAAAGATTTTTTGTTCGAGGAAAAGAGCAGACAAGAGATGGAAACATTTGGAAATTAGCTAATACAGAAGATTTGTACTTGGCGAATCGAACAAAGGTAGATGAAGGTTTTTTGATTCATTTGAAACATAAAGACATTGCCTTAATTGATCGAAAATACATCATCAATTCAGATGAAGTTCAACTTTTAGGAGATATGGTCCTAAAAAGTGATGCAGGGTTCTCTGAAAAAGAAAAATTTCAAGAATTCAAGGAAATTACAACAAATTTGGAAGATAAATTCGTTGGAGAAGATTTCAGTCAAAAAGCGCAGGTGAAAAAAGCGGTTTTAGACAGTGTGTTTGAAAAGGGAAGTGTCCATATCCCAACTGTTATTGAACAGGCTTTTGAAGAAAAGAGTGAACTGAAAAATATCTATGAAAATGCATTTCAAAAAGCAAATCTTTGGAATGAAGAGATTGTGATACCGGAAACAACATTAAAGAAAAACTATCAAAAACAACATATCATAACGGATGAAGGAATCGAAGTGAATATACCGGTACACTTAGTAAATGAAACAGACACGGTGGAGTTTGTTTTGGAGGAAAACGGAAAGTGGTCTATTGTGATAAAAAATATTGATATGATGAAAGAAAAATAA
- the coaBC gene encoding bifunctional phosphopantothenoylcysteine decarboxylase/phosphopantothenate--cysteine ligase CoaBC, which yields MDMEKNIVVGVSGGIAAYKACDVVSKLKKQGFKIDVIMTKNAQEFVSPLTFQTLSNQTVVTDMFETPSDWNVEHIELAKKADVFVIVPATANIIGKIANGIADDMITTTIMATEAKKVIVPAMNTKMYHNPIVQENILKLKRHGYYFIEPVSGLLACGDTGKGKMEDPTVIVEELCLIANQTKEMAGCKVTVTAGATTEDIDPVRYLTNRSTGKMGYAIAEQAILKGATVVLISGKTNLKPPRGLSKFIEVRSAEEMYQEVKREFFDTDILIKAAAVADFTPKVFAKNKIKKQDENLVIDLKRTKDIAFEMGQLKKSNQVMVGFAAETESVLEHAVQKLKKKNLDFIVSNDLTKSGAGFGTDTNIVNFLFPDGEIEKYDLMQKKEVADRILEKAHTILQNRK from the coding sequence ATGGATATGGAAAAAAATATTGTTGTGGGTGTGAGCGGAGGCATTGCAGCATATAAAGCTTGTGATGTGGTATCCAAGCTAAAAAAACAAGGCTTTAAGATAGATGTTATCATGACAAAGAATGCACAGGAATTTGTCTCGCCTTTGACGTTTCAGACATTGAGTAATCAAACGGTGGTGACGGACATGTTTGAAACACCTTCCGATTGGAATGTGGAGCATATTGAATTAGCAAAAAAAGCAGATGTGTTTGTGATTGTGCCTGCTACTGCTAATATTATAGGAAAAATTGCTAACGGCATAGCGGATGATATGATTACTACCACGATTATGGCAACTGAAGCGAAAAAAGTAATTGTACCTGCTATGAATACAAAGATGTATCACAATCCGATTGTTCAAGAGAACATTTTGAAATTGAAAAGACATGGATATTATTTTATTGAACCGGTTTCAGGATTATTGGCTTGCGGAGATACGGGAAAAGGTAAAATGGAAGATCCTACGGTGATTGTAGAGGAATTGTGTTTGATAGCAAATCAAACGAAAGAGATGGCCGGCTGTAAAGTTACCGTTACAGCGGGAGCAACGACAGAAGATATCGATCCGGTCAGATATCTTACAAATCGTTCTACCGGTAAAATGGGATATGCGATTGCAGAGCAAGCTATTCTAAAGGGTGCAACAGTTGTTTTAATTTCAGGAAAAACAAATTTAAAACCACCGCGAGGACTGTCGAAGTTTATTGAAGTTCGTTCTGCGGAAGAGATGTACCAAGAGGTAAAACGAGAATTCTTTGATACGGATATCTTGATTAAAGCAGCAGCGGTAGCAGATTTTACACCGAAGGTTTTTGCTAAAAACAAAATCAAAAAGCAAGATGAAAATTTGGTAATTGATTTGAAACGTACAAAAGATATTGCCTTTGAGATGGGACAATTAAAGAAATCCAATCAGGTGATGGTGGGATTTGCAGCAGAAACAGAGAGTGTCTTAGAACATGCTGTTCAAAAATTAAAAAAGAAAAATTTGGATTTTATTGTGTCAAATGATTTAACGAAATCCGGAGCAGGGTTTGGAACAGATACAAATATTGTGAATTTTTTATTTCCGGACGGAGAAATTGAAAAATATGATTTGATGCAAAAAAAAGAAGTGGCAGATAGAATTTTGGAAAAAGCGCATACAATTTTGCAAAATAGAAAGTGA
- the gmk gene encoding guanylate kinase, which produces MKKKGLLIVLSGPSGSGKGTICKRFLEKNEKVGLSISATTRAPRDGEVDGTHYFFIDKPKFEEMIEKQELLEYVHVFDNYYGTPKKYVEDKIESGDDVILEIEIEGAMNIKASYPDAVLIFVLPPTIEELKRRICSRGTETMEQIDKRLDRSIREISEIEQYSYFIVNDDLEYSVKELEAIVLAEKNRVSRYTKQIHELYQDYENGMKEYSK; this is translated from the coding sequence ATGAAGAAAAAAGGACTGTTGATTGTGCTTTCGGGACCATCCGGAAGCGGAAAAGGAACGATTTGTAAAAGGTTTTTGGAGAAAAATGAAAAAGTAGGACTTTCTATTTCGGCAACAACGAGAGCTCCAAGGGATGGAGAGGTAGACGGAACACATTATTTTTTTATAGATAAGCCCAAATTTGAAGAAATGATTGAGAAACAGGAACTTTTGGAATATGTTCATGTATTCGATAACTATTACGGCACTCCTAAAAAGTATGTGGAAGATAAAATTGAATCCGGAGATGATGTTATTTTAGAAATTGAGATTGAGGGAGCAATGAATATCAAAGCAAGTTATCCGGATGCAGTTCTTATTTTTGTATTGCCACCGACGATTGAAGAATTGAAGAGAAGAATTTGTAGTCGTGGAACAGAAACTATGGAGCAGATAGATAAGAGGTTAGATCGTTCCATTCGTGAAATCAGTGAAATTGAACAGTATTCATATTTTATTGTGAATGATGATTTGGAATACTCCGTAAAAGAGTTGGAAGCAATTGTTTTGGCAGAAAAAAACAGGGTTTCCAGATATACGAAACAGATTCATGAACTTTATCAAGATTATGAAAATGGGATGAAGGAATATTCGAAATAG
- a CDS encoding YicC/YloC family endoribonuclease, with the protein MFSMTGYGRATAENTLCSITIEMKSINNRYLDIYVRMPRQIMRLEEKVKDMIKQEIQRGKLDVFVTLILKDGVDKKLTLNRRLAEEYITIAREVENRFSLSGGIRTMDLLKFPDVIAVAENEFDEQEILELLNTATRQAVSEMVEMRKKEGQALSKDISARCKILSENILHIESFADTLEEEYQEKLMEKMTVLLQKMSQNIDEQRIIQEAAILADRSSITEEIIRFKSHIAQLLDSLEKSEPIGRKLDFIIQEMNREVNTIGSKSDKINILDKVVMLKSELEKIREQVQNIE; encoded by the coding sequence ATGTTTAGTATGACAGGTTACGGTAGAGCAACAGCAGAAAATACACTTTGTTCTATCACAATAGAGATGAAGTCAATTAACAATCGATATTTGGATATCTATGTAAGAATGCCTAGACAAATTATGAGATTAGAAGAAAAAGTAAAGGATATGATAAAGCAGGAAATTCAGCGTGGAAAGTTGGATGTGTTCGTTACTTTGATATTGAAAGATGGTGTTGACAAGAAACTGACACTAAATAGAAGATTGGCAGAAGAGTATATAACGATTGCACGGGAAGTAGAAAATCGATTTTCTCTCAGTGGGGGAATCAGAACAATGGATTTGTTGAAATTTCCGGATGTGATTGCGGTTGCAGAGAATGAATTTGACGAACAGGAGATTTTGGAATTGTTGAATACAGCTACTCGTCAAGCGGTTTCGGAAATGGTTGAAATGAGAAAAAAAGAAGGTCAAGCTTTATCGAAAGATATTTCAGCCAGATGTAAGATTCTGTCAGAGAACATTCTTCATATTGAAAGTTTTGCAGATACTTTGGAAGAGGAATATCAAGAAAAGTTGATGGAGAAGATGACTGTTTTATTACAGAAGATGAGTCAAAATATTGATGAACAAAGAATCATACAAGAGGCGGCAATTTTGGCGGACAGAAGTTCTATTACGGAAGAAATCATTCGTTTTAAGAGCCATATTGCACAATTGCTTGACAGTTTAGAAAAATCGGAACCGATTGGCAGAAAGTTAGATTTTATTATTCAGGAGATGAATCGTGAAGTAAATACAATCGGCTCCAAATCGGACAAAATTAATATTTTAGATAAGGTTGTTATGTTAAAGAGTGAATTGGAAAAGATTAGGGAACAAGTACAAAATATAGAATAG
- a CDS encoding GNAT family N-acetyltransferase produces MSKYMIRDVQEKDIKAIVDIYNSNYQFLFHHLGVKSVDETFMIQEISTMRKLGFRPSVIVNQENVTIQGILDYKLEQEVYLSLIMLSKDLQGNGTGSSLYSCFESKMIQDKRDSIRIDVVNDYQKNLVSFWKKHGFEEAEEIVLSWGNKKSKAVVMKKYLR; encoded by the coding sequence ATGTCAAAATATATGATTCGTGATGTGCAGGAGAAGGATATAAAGGCTATAGTCGATATTTATAATTCTAACTACCAATTTTTATTCCATCATTTAGGGGTAAAATCAGTAGATGAAACATTTATGATACAAGAAATCTCGACTATGAGAAAACTCGGTTTTCGTCCTTCTGTAATCGTAAATCAGGAAAATGTAACCATACAAGGAATATTGGACTATAAATTAGAACAAGAGGTATATCTTTCACTGATTATGTTATCAAAAGATTTACAGGGAAACGGTACAGGCAGCAGTCTGTATTCCTGCTTTGAATCAAAAATGATACAAGATAAAAGGGATTCTATTCGAATTGATGTTGTGAACGATTACCAAAAAAATTTGGTTTCTTTTTGGAAAAAACATGGATTTGAGGAAGCAGAAGAGATAGTCCTGAGCTGGGGAAATAAAAAAAGCAAGGCAGTTGTTATGAAAAAATATTTGAGATAA
- a CDS encoding GNAT family N-acetyltransferase yields the protein MSIKLVRIGVNDAEKLWTMQVQAFQKLLDKYQDLETNPANETKEKIKTKLLQKQTFFYYIYEGNDIVGAIRVIDKKDGSRKRVAPLFIMEKFRNKGLAQKAFCEIERIHGKDNWELDTIFQEKGNCYLYEKLGYIRIGEIDRINDRMDIVHYIKN from the coding sequence ATGAGCATAAAGTTGGTCAGAATAGGTGTTAATGACGCGGAAAAATTATGGACAATGCAAGTTCAAGCGTTTCAAAAATTATTGGACAAATATCAAGATTTAGAAACCAATCCGGCAAATGAAACAAAAGAAAAAATCAAGACGAAATTACTTCAAAAACAGACCTTCTTTTATTACATTTATGAGGGAAATGATATCGTTGGTGCGATTCGAGTAATTGATAAAAAAGATGGAAGCAGAAAGAGGGTAGCGCCGTTGTTTATCATGGAGAAGTTTCGTAATAAAGGTTTAGCACAAAAAGCTTTCTGCGAAATAGAAAGAATTCATGGTAAAGACAATTGGGAGCTTGATACAATCTTTCAAGAAAAAGGAAACTGCTATTTATATGAAAAATTAGGATATATTAGGATAGGAGAGATTGATAGAATAAACGATAGAATGGATATTGTTCACTATATAAAAAATTAG
- a CDS encoding metal ABC transporter permease translates to MFQYAFMQKAFIVGIMLSVIIPCVGIIVILRRLSMIGDALSHASLAGVATGLILNFNPVLGAIATAVIGALGIEFIRKKIPKYSEMSIAIIMSGGVGLAAILSGYVKNSANFNSFLFGSIVSISDFELYFVIAVSIAVFCCFLLLYKELLHIAFDEESAILAGVPVRFVTFLFTILTGLTISISARIVGALIVSSMMVIPGACAMEFAKSYKQTVIYSICFAIFFHVVGLILAYQFAMKPGGTIVLTGILTLLSIFAIKYILKKTTTR, encoded by the coding sequence ATGTTTCAATATGCATTTATGCAAAAAGCCTTTATTGTAGGAATTATGCTTTCTGTTATCATCCCATGTGTAGGTATTATTGTAATTCTCAGAAGGTTATCCATGATAGGAGATGCACTTTCACATGCGTCACTGGCAGGAGTAGCAACAGGGTTGATATTAAACTTCAATCCTGTGCTGGGTGCAATTGCAACAGCGGTTATTGGGGCATTAGGGATTGAATTTATCAGAAAAAAAATCCCTAAGTATTCCGAGATGTCTATTGCAATTATTATGTCAGGCGGAGTAGGGTTGGCAGCGATTCTCTCAGGATATGTAAAAAATTCTGCTAATTTTAACAGTTTTTTATTTGGTAGCATTGTTTCTATCAGTGACTTTGAGTTGTATTTTGTTATCGCTGTAAGCATCGCTGTATTTTGTTGCTTTTTATTGTTATATAAAGAATTGTTGCACATCGCATTCGATGAAGAAAGTGCAATTTTGGCAGGAGTTCCTGTTCGTTTTGTTACCTTTTTATTTACAATTTTGACAGGATTAACGATTTCTATTTCAGCCAGAATTGTAGGAGCATTGATTGTTTCTTCCATGATGGTAATTCCGGGTGCTTGTGCAATGGAATTTGCAAAGAGTTATAAACAAACGGTGATATATTCTATTTGTTTTGCAATATTCTTTCATGTTGTAGGACTGATTCTCGCTTATCAATTTGCGATGAAACCGGGTGGTACTATTGTATTGACAGGGATTTTGACACTGTTGTCAATCTTTGCAATCAAATATATTTTGAAAAAAACGACTACAAGATAA